In the Endozoicomonas sp. SCSIO W0465 genome, AGCTTCATCCATTGGAGCAGTCTCCTTGCTTGTGGGTTAGCTCATGGTCAGTTTAATCACTGCCCGTGGTCGTAGGTTGATTGGCAGTGGATTCGACTGGGTATGAACAATCACACCCTTCTCAAAATCCATCACCTTCTGCTTGGCATAGCGTGGCAGGCCGATGGTGTTCACCGTTTCCACAAAATCTGCCGGCGCAAACCAGGTCTTGAAGATATCCGCACCGGTTGGGTAGAGAGTAACTGTTCAGCACCCCCACATAAATCTGGAATTTTCTGATTTTTATACCATCCTCTTAAGCACCATTTTTCCACAATATTCGCCAGCATGATTCCAGAACTACCCGCAACTATGTCGGCTGAGATTCTCTTGAAAGAGAATGCAGAGCTGCGGATGAGAGTTGCCTGTCTGGAAGAGCGATGTCGAGAATTGGAAGAAAAGGTTGGCAAGAACAGTCAAAACAGCAGCAAGCCGCCATCGTCTGATGGTTATCAAAAACCTTGTAAAAACAGTAATTCTCCAGATCATTCTGACGACCTTTCCGCAGATAAAGGTACCGATCCATCGGATGAAAAACCCAATCCTAAAAGTCTGAGACAGTCTTCTGGTAATAAAGCCGGTGGAAAGAAAGGGCATCAGGGCACTTGTCTTAAACAGGTCGATATCCCTGACTATATTGAGTACCTTCCGGTTAAAGAATGCAATAAATGTCAGGCGTCTCTTCTTGATAGTGAGCCGGTCAAATATATTGAACGACAGGTGTTTGAACCAGGGAGACCGGGTGAATTTGAAGTAACGGCCCATAGAGCTGAAGTAAAAATCTGCACTTGTGGTTGTCGGAATCAGGCTGAAT is a window encoding:
- a CDS encoding major capsid protein, with protein sequence MFKTWFAPADFVETVNTIGLPRYAKQKVMDFEKGVIVHTQSNPLPINLRPRAVIKLTMS